A DNA window from Sphingomonas profundi contains the following coding sequences:
- the ubiG gene encoding bifunctional 2-polyprenyl-6-hydroxyphenol methylase/3-demethylubiquinol 3-O-methyltransferase UbiG, with amino-acid sequence MNASIAPQPTRSPARSSAVTPAPTIDPAQAAHFGRLAADWWDPTGSSAMLHRLNPVRLRYIRDAVDAHWAGDAAAFRPLAGRRALDVGCGAGLLAEPLARLGAAVTGIDAAPENVAVARAHAEGQGLAIDYRAGELASLAGETFDLVTCMEVIEHVADPAGFVAGLAAALAPDGLLVLSTPNRTPLSRLAMITLGEGLGRIPRGTHDWSRFLTPDELQALLEAAGLRVADVTGLAFSPLKGLVLSDSLALDYLMVVRKA; translated from the coding sequence ATGAACGCAAGCATCGCCCCCCAGCCCACGCGATCGCCCGCCCGATCGTCCGCCGTTACGCCCGCCCCGACGATCGATCCGGCGCAGGCCGCCCATTTCGGCCGGCTGGCGGCGGACTGGTGGGATCCGACGGGGTCGTCCGCGATGCTCCACCGGCTGAACCCGGTGCGGCTGCGCTACATCCGCGACGCGGTGGACGCGCACTGGGCGGGCGACGCGGCGGCTTTCCGCCCGCTGGCGGGCAGGCGCGCGCTGGACGTGGGCTGCGGCGCGGGCCTGCTTGCGGAGCCGCTCGCCCGACTGGGGGCGGCGGTGACGGGCATCGACGCGGCGCCGGAGAATGTGGCGGTGGCGCGCGCCCATGCCGAGGGGCAGGGGCTGGCGATCGACTATCGCGCGGGCGAACTGGCGAGCCTGGCCGGCGAGACGTTCGATCTGGTGACGTGCATGGAGGTGATCGAGCATGTCGCCGATCCCGCCGGCTTCGTGGCCGGACTGGCGGCGGCGCTGGCGCCCGACGGGCTGCTGGTGCTGTCGACGCCGAACCGCACGCCCCTGTCGCGGCTGGCGATGATCACGCTAGGCGAGGGGCTGGGCCGCATCCCGCGCGGCACGCACGACTGGAGCAGGTTCCTCACGCCGGACGAGCTTCAGGCCTTGCTGGAGGCGGCGGGGCTGCGCGTGGCGGACGTGACCGGGCTGGCCTTCTCGCCGCTGAAGGGGCTGGTGCTGAGCGACAGTCTGGCGCTGGACTATCTTATGGTCGTGCGGAAGGCCTGA